The Kaustia mangrovi genome has a segment encoding these proteins:
- a CDS encoding DUF1127 domain-containing protein has translation MATASHTCRCAATAGDKSAPLSDRLAQALAHRPAGPVTGALVAALAAWHRRRVRRTVLAELRRLDPWLLDDIGLDPAHLEEVAERMADNYLARGSRGTIQELASDIRR, from the coding sequence GCCGATGCGCCGCCACAGCCGGCGACAAGTCCGCTCCCCTGTCGGACCGCCTCGCGCAGGCCCTGGCCCATCGGCCGGCGGGCCCGGTCACGGGCGCCCTTGTCGCGGCCCTCGCGGCCTGGCACCGCCGGCGCGTCAGGCGCACCGTGCTCGCCGAGCTCAGGCGGCTCGACCCGTGGCTCCTGGACGATATCGGGCTCGACCCGGCGCATCTGGAGGAGGTCGCCGAACGCATGGCCGACAACTATCTCGCCCGCGGCAGCCGCGGGACGATCCAGGAGCTTGCAAGCGACATCCGGCGCTGA